Proteins encoded within one genomic window of Chrysemys picta bellii isolate R12L10 chromosome 6, ASM1138683v2, whole genome shotgun sequence:
- the RNF38 gene encoding E3 ubiquitin-protein ligase RNF38 isoform X2, whose amino-acid sequence MRPWEMTSNRQPPSARPNQHHFSGERCNTPARNRRSPPVRRQRARRDRLSRHNSISQDENYHHLPYGQQQAIEEPRAFHPPNVSPRMLHPAAHPPQQNAVMVDIHEQIHQGTVPVSYTVTTVAPHGIPLCTGQHIPACNTQQVPGCSVVFSGQHLPVCSVPPPMLQACSVQHLPVPYAAFPPLISSDPFLLHPPHLSPHHPPHLPPPGQFVPFQTQQSRSPLQRIENEVELLGEHLPVGGFTYPPSAHPPTLTPSAPLQFLTHDPLHQEVSFGVPYPPFMPRRLTGRSRYRSQQPIPPPPYHPSLLPYVLSMLPVPPAVGPAFSFELDVEDGEVENYEALLNLAERLGEAKPRGLTKADIEQLPSYRFNPNNHQSEQTLCVVCMCDFESRQLLRVLPCNHEFHAKCVDKWLKANRTCPICRADASEVHRDSE is encoded by the exons TCCTCCTGTTAGACGCCAGAGAGCGAGAAGGGATCGCCTGTCTCGACACAATTCCATTAGTCAAGACGAAAACTATCACCATCTCCCCTACGGACAGCAACAAGCAATAGAAGAGCCCCGAGCCTTCCACCCACCGAATGTATCCCCCCGTATGTTGCACCCAGCCGCTCATCCGCCACAGCAGAATGCCGTGATGGTCGACATTCATGAACAG ATCCACCAGGGCACAGTCCCTGTCTCATACACAGTAACAACGGTGGCACCACATGGGATTCCGCTCTGCACAGGCCAGCACATACCAGCTTGTAACACACAGCAGGTCCCAGGATGTTCTGTGGTTTTCAGTGGACAGCACCTTCCCGTCTGCAGTGTGCCTCCTCCA ATGCTTCAGGCATGCTCAGTCCAACACTTACCAGTACCATACGCAGCATTCCCACCCCTTATTTCTAGTGATCCGTTTCTTTTGCATCCTCCTCACCTCTCTCCGCACCATCCTCCTCACCTGCCACCGCCAGGCCAGTTCGTTCCCTTCCAAACACAACAGTCACGGTCG CCACTTCAAAGGATAGAGAACGAAGTAGAACTTCTTGGAGAACACCTTCCGGTAGGAGGTTTTACCTACCCTCCCTCAGCCCATCCACCAACATTGACTCCCTCAGCCCCTCTCCAGTTCTTAACGCACGACCCTTTACACCAGGAGGTGTCCTTTGGAGTA CCTTATCCACCCTTTATGCCTCGAAGACTCACAGGGCGCAGTAGATACCGATCCCAGCAGCCAATACCACCACCCCCTTATCATCCCAGCCTGTTACCATATGTGCT ATCAATGCTTCCAGTGCCACCTGCAGTTGGACCAGCTTTCAGCTTCGAGTTGGATGTGGAAGATGGAGAGGTGGAAAACTATGAG GCACTGTTGAATTTGGCAGAACGATTGGGAGAAGCCAAACCACGAGGACTGACAAAGGCAGACATTGAACAGCTTCCATCTTACAGGTTCAATCCAAACAACCACCAGTCAGAACAGACTTT GTGCGTAGTATGCATGTGTGATTTTGAGTCAAGGCAGCTACTTAGAGTCTTACCTTGTAACCACGAGTTCCATGCCAAGTGTGTCGATAAATGGcttaag GCAAATCGTACCTGCCCAATTTGTAGAGCTGATGCTTCAGAAGTGCATCGTGATTCAGAATGA